From a single Georhizobium profundi genomic region:
- a CDS encoding LptA/OstA family protein, with the protein MNFYTSSLARPTRYAAVVLAALALSVPSLQAQTVERQSSRFALSEDQPIQIESDELQVSESNGRADFTGNVNVVQGEMVLKSGAMTVFYSGDSGSVSTGTAAIERIELRNDVLLQSGEQTATADAGTYDMSNEILTLSGDRVVLSEGDNVLVGCKLTVEVANGNARLESCGNRVQIQLNPASRPSE; encoded by the coding sequence ATGAATTTCTATACTTCGTCGCTCGCCCGTCCGACGCGTTATGCGGCCGTTGTCCTTGCAGCGCTCGCCCTGTCGGTGCCGTCTCTTCAGGCGCAGACGGTCGAGCGGCAAAGCTCCAGGTTCGCTTTGTCCGAGGATCAGCCGATCCAGATCGAAAGCGACGAACTGCAGGTCAGCGAAAGCAATGGCCGCGCCGATTTCACCGGCAATGTAAATGTCGTTCAGGGCGAGATGGTGCTGAAGTCGGGCGCCATGACCGTGTTCTACAGCGGCGACAGCGGCTCTGTATCCACCGGAACGGCGGCGATCGAGCGCATCGAATTGCGCAACGACGTGCTTCTTCAGTCCGGCGAGCAGACTGCGACCGCGGACGCCGGCACCTACGACATGTCGAACGAAATCCTGACACTATCCGGCGACAGGGTCGTTCTGTCGGAAGGCGACAACGTCCTCGTCGGGTGCAAGCTGACGGTCGAGGTCGCCAACGGCAATGCACGCCTCGAAAGCTGCGGGAACCGGGTGCA
- a CDS encoding LPS export ABC transporter periplasmic protein LptC — MAVSGEAMADGSGTEISRAAREYRKGQRHSAWVKRLKILLPVVSIGLAVAFVVVSIAFRVTPADIVFDRMTMENGVIVMENPALSGQNDDRRTFTMNAARATQNVATPDVITLNDIKAELPVGDNEVASVEAERGIYDRLLETLVLDAPFTVRATGGLEVDLQSARFDMGVGAMETNDGVVIRNGKTSLVAQSVRIRDNGAIIVFERDVRMIIDPSTLSSREESAD; from the coding sequence ATGGCAGTGAGTGGTGAGGCAATGGCGGATGGCAGCGGCACGGAAATCAGCCGTGCTGCGCGCGAATACCGCAAGGGGCAGCGCCATTCCGCCTGGGTAAAGCGGCTCAAGATCTTGCTGCCGGTCGTGTCGATCGGCCTTGCGGTCGCGTTCGTCGTTGTCTCGATCGCTTTCCGGGTCACCCCCGCCGACATCGTCTTCGATCGCATGACGATGGAAAACGGTGTCATCGTCATGGAAAATCCGGCGCTCTCCGGACAGAACGACGATCGCCGGACCTTCACGATGAACGCTGCGCGTGCCACCCAGAATGTCGCGACGCCCGATGTCATCACCTTGAACGACATCAAAGCGGAACTGCCCGTCGGCGACAATGAGGTCGCAAGCGTCGAGGCCGAGCGCGGGATCTATGACCGCCTGCTCGAAACCCTCGTGCTCGATGCACCTTTCACGGTGCGTGCGACCGGAGGGCTTGAAGTCGATCTTCAATCCGCCAGGTTCGACATGGGTGTCGGGGCCATGGAAACCAATGACGGTGTTGTCATCCGCAATGGCAAGACGTCTCTTGTTGCGCAGTCTGTTCGGATCAGGGATAACGGCGCGATCATAGTTTTCGAGCGTGACGTGCGGATGATTATCGATCCGTCGACGCTGAGCAGCCGCGAAGAAAGCGCCGACTGA
- the sppA gene encoding signal peptide peptidase SppA yields the protein MDQSGIADRRRLRRKLTFWRIVGLLAVVLLVFGLTYAGGFAERGEKARSHIARVMVSGVITANEDLLERLEDVRDDPNVRAVVIGIESPGGTTYGGEVLYKAVRDISAVKPVVAEVRGLAASAGYMIASATDHIVAGEASIVGSIGVIFQYGNISELLDNIGVSVGAVKSSPLKAEPSPFSPANPEAEEMIGRLVADSYDWFVDLVAERRNMTRPETLAIADGSIFTGRQALQNGLVDAIGAEDEVRAYLGTRDIDTDLDIVDWEPERSRGLLFGQAAAGLIGGMFGNSALGSQVLSAFTDQKLFLDGLISVWQFGGQQARDDWGNTP from the coding sequence TTGGACCAATCTGGCATCGCCGATCGTCGGCGGCTCAGACGCAAACTGACCTTCTGGCGCATCGTCGGCCTGCTGGCCGTCGTGCTGCTCGTCTTCGGCCTCACCTATGCCGGTGGGTTTGCCGAGCGCGGTGAGAAGGCACGGTCCCATATCGCGCGCGTCATGGTTTCCGGGGTCATCACGGCAAATGAAGACCTGCTGGAACGCCTCGAGGATGTCCGCGATGATCCGAACGTTCGGGCCGTCGTCATCGGCATCGAGTCCCCCGGTGGCACCACCTATGGCGGCGAGGTGCTCTATAAGGCGGTGCGGGATATTTCCGCCGTAAAACCCGTCGTCGCCGAAGTGCGCGGCCTTGCCGCTTCTGCCGGCTATATGATCGCCAGCGCCACCGACCACATCGTTGCCGGCGAGGCTTCCATCGTCGGGTCGATCGGCGTGATCTTCCAATATGGCAATATTTCCGAGCTCCTCGACAATATCGGGGTCAGCGTTGGCGCCGTGAAGTCGTCGCCGCTCAAGGCAGAGCCCTCGCCTTTTTCGCCCGCAAATCCCGAAGCCGAAGAAATGATCGGCCGGCTCGTCGCCGATTCCTACGACTGGTTCGTCGATCTGGTGGCCGAGCGGCGCAACATGACGCGGCCGGAAACCCTTGCGATCGCCGACGGGTCGATCTTCACGGGACGTCAGGCGCTTCAGAACGGTCTGGTCGACGCCATTGGCGCGGAGGACGAGGTGCGCGCCTATCTCGGCACGCGTGACATCGACACCGATCTCGATATCGTCGACTGGGAGCCCGAGCGCTCGCGTGGCCTGCTCTTTGGCCAGGCAGCAGCAGGCCTCATCGGTGGAATGTTCGGCAATTCCGCTCTTGGAAGCCAGGTTCTGTCAGCTTTTACCGATCAGAAGTTGTTTCTTGACGGTCTGATCTCGGTTTGGCAGTTTGGCGGGCAACAAGCACGAGACGACTGGGGGAACACACCGTGA
- a CDS encoding integration host factor subunit beta codes for MIKSELVQIIASRNPHLFHRDVENIVNAILDEITNALADGNRVELRGFGAFSVKNRPSRSGRNPRTGETVFVEEKWVPFFKTGKELRERLNPDQVD; via the coding sequence GTGATAAAGTCGGAGCTGGTGCAGATCATTGCGTCTCGTAATCCGCACCTCTTCCATCGCGACGTCGAGAACATCGTCAATGCGATCCTGGACGAGATCACCAATGCTCTGGCCGATGGAAATCGCGTCGAACTGCGCGGTTTTGGCGCTTTTTCGGTGAAGAACAGACCGTCGCGGTCCGGCCGGAACCCGCGCACGGGTGAAACCGTTTTCGTCGAAGAGAAGTGGGTCCCCTTCTTCAAGACCGGCAAGGAACTGCGTGAGCGCCTGAACCCCGATCAGGTCGACTGA
- a CDS encoding DUF1049 domain-containing protein, with protein MRKLVNILILLPIAVILIALSIANRGAVTLALNPFAPDDSVLSITGPFFVFLFVTLMLGILIGGLATWFTQGHYRNRARKQRYEAAKWQNEADRQRERANDLARQTGGASPNSLTSGSGSTLPART; from the coding sequence GTGAGAAAACTCGTCAACATCCTCATCCTGTTGCCCATCGCTGTCATCCTGATCGCCCTCTCGATCGCGAACCGCGGGGCGGTGACGTTGGCGCTGAACCCTTTCGCGCCGGATGACAGCGTGCTGTCGATCACCGGGCCGTTCTTCGTCTTTCTGTTCGTCACGCTGATGCTCGGCATCCTGATTGGCGGCCTCGCCACCTGGTTCACGCAAGGGCACTACCGCAACCGCGCCCGCAAGCAGCGCTACGAGGCGGCGAAGTGGCAGAACGAGGCGGACCGGCAGCGCGAACGCGCCAACGATCTTGCCCGCCAGACAGGCGGTGCTTCACCGAATTCCCTGACGAGCGGCTCCGGGTCCACCTTGCCTGCCCGGACGTGA
- a CDS encoding ornithine cyclodeaminase family protein codes for MRVISASDVDRVLGYTALADALARTFAEGVQAPTRHHHTIERPDGADTTLLLMPAWSDFCARGTSADGYIGVKLVTVSPDNNALAKPAVMGVYILSDGQTGEPLALIDGQALTVWRTATASALAGRYLARKNASRMAMLGAGRLAPHLIRAHAAMRPISHVTLWNRSRENADAVAEALRDDPFEVRVVEDREEAIRDADIISAATISETPLIEGRWLKPGAHVDLVGAFTPKLRESDDETVRRATLFVDTFDGALTEGGDLVQPIAAGIVSRDNVKADLAMLASGTHPGRTSDDEITLFKSTGCALEDFAAGILVYETITRDT; via the coding sequence ATGCGCGTGATTTCTGCCAGCGACGTCGACCGGGTGCTCGGTTACACCGCCCTAGCCGACGCGCTGGCCAGGACCTTTGCCGAGGGCGTTCAGGCGCCGACGCGGCATCACCACACGATCGAACGACCCGACGGCGCGGACACCACGCTGCTCCTGATGCCGGCCTGGAGCGACTTCTGCGCCCGGGGCACTTCGGCCGATGGCTATATCGGCGTGAAGCTGGTGACCGTCAGCCCGGACAACAACGCGCTCGCCAAGCCTGCCGTCATGGGCGTCTACATTCTTTCCGACGGGCAGACCGGCGAACCGCTCGCTCTCATCGACGGGCAAGCTTTGACGGTCTGGCGCACGGCCACCGCGTCGGCGCTCGCCGGCCGCTATCTCGCCCGCAAGAACGCAAGCCGCATGGCCATGCTCGGCGCGGGCCGGCTTGCCCCTCACCTCATCCGCGCGCACGCCGCCATGCGGCCGATCTCGCACGTCACGCTCTGGAACCGCAGCCGGGAGAACGCCGATGCGGTTGCCGAGGCGCTGCGTGACGACCCGTTCGAAGTCCGTGTCGTGGAAGATCGCGAGGAAGCGATCCGCGATGCCGATATCATCTCCGCCGCGACGATCTCTGAGACACCGCTGATCGAAGGCCGGTGGCTGAAGCCCGGCGCGCATGTGGATCTCGTCGGCGCGTTCACGCCGAAGCTTCGGGAGAGCGACGACGAAACGGTGCGCCGGGCAACGCTCTTCGTCGACACGTTCGATGGCGCGCTCACCGAAGGCGGCGACCTCGTCCAGCCGATCGCAGCCGGCATCGTCTCGCGTGATAACGTAAAAGCCGATCTCGCCATGCTCGCCAGCGGAACCCATCCCGGCCGAACGTCAGACGACGAAATCACGCTCTTCAAATCAACCGGCTGCGCGCTCGAAGATTTCGCTGCCGGCATTCTGGTCTACGAGACGATTACACGCGACACGTGA
- a CDS encoding CoxG family protein yields the protein MEMNGSERIQAPRQKVWEALNDPEILRQCIPGCQSLEMTGDNAMAATVKLKIGIVTATFNGNVTLENIDPPKGYTISGEGKGGVAGFAKGGADVSLEEDGAETVLNYDCKAQVGGKIAQMGSRLIDSTAKKLAGQFFAKFNEVVSGANANAQA from the coding sequence ATGGAAATGAACGGCAGCGAACGCATCCAGGCGCCGCGTCAGAAGGTGTGGGAGGCTCTCAACGACCCGGAAATCCTACGTCAGTGCATTCCGGGGTGCCAGTCACTCGAGATGACCGGCGACAACGCCATGGCCGCCACCGTCAAACTGAAGATCGGCATCGTTACCGCGACCTTCAACGGAAACGTGACGCTCGAAAACATCGACCCGCCGAAGGGCTACACGATCTCGGGCGAAGGCAAGGGCGGCGTCGCCGGATTCGCCAAGGGCGGTGCCGACGTGTCGCTCGAGGAAGACGGGGCCGAGACGGTGCTGAACTACGACTGCAAGGCGCAGGTCGGCGGGAAAATTGCCCAGATGGGCTCACGCCTGATCGACAGCACCGCCAAGAAGCTCGCCGGCCAGTTCTTCGCCAAGTTCAACGAAGTGGTCAGCGGCGCCAACGCCAACGCCCAGGCCTGA
- a CDS encoding class I SAM-dependent rRNA methyltransferase, whose product MDPPLSAKTRRSRSNAPAEEAQKPPLAERPLTQRRGARPAERVPVILESEGSDGYRLVDSGMGEKLEQYGPYRIVRPEAQALWQRSLPAKDWDQVDAVFTGDTEEDGMGRWRFPKTPLGETWPMKLMDVDFHGRFTAFRHVGVFPEQMAHWSWMAERIASADRPLKVLNLFGYTGVASLIAAANGAEVTHVDASKKAIGWGRENQALARLDDKPIRWICDDAMKFIAREERRGNRYDIILTDPPKFGRGPNGEIWQLFDHLALMLDICRELLSERPEGLVLTAYSIRASFYSIHELMRETMRGAGGTVESGELILRESEAGRALSTSLFSRWLPK is encoded by the coding sequence ATGGATCCGCCCTTGAGTGCAAAGACACGCCGCAGTCGAAGCAATGCGCCTGCCGAAGAGGCGCAGAAACCGCCGCTTGCCGAACGTCCGCTGACGCAACGTCGCGGCGCGCGTCCGGCCGAGCGTGTGCCTGTCATTCTGGAAAGCGAAGGATCCGACGGTTACCGGCTCGTCGACAGCGGCATGGGCGAGAAGCTGGAGCAGTACGGCCCTTACCGGATCGTTCGGCCGGAAGCGCAGGCGCTCTGGCAGCGCAGCCTGCCGGCGAAAGACTGGGACCAGGTCGACGCGGTCTTTACCGGCGATACCGAGGAAGACGGGATGGGCCGTTGGCGCTTCCCGAAGACGCCGCTCGGCGAAACCTGGCCGATGAAGCTCATGGACGTCGATTTCCATGGCCGCTTCACCGCGTTTCGCCATGTCGGCGTGTTTCCCGAACAGATGGCGCACTGGTCGTGGATGGCCGAGCGGATCGCGTCTGCCGACCGGCCGCTCAAGGTGCTCAATCTCTTCGGGTATACCGGCGTCGCCTCGCTGATCGCGGCGGCCAACGGTGCGGAGGTCACCCATGTGGATGCCTCCAAGAAAGCGATCGGATGGGGACGGGAAAACCAGGCGCTCGCCCGGCTCGACGACAAGCCGATCCGCTGGATCTGCGACGATGCCATGAAGTTCATCGCGCGCGAAGAGCGGCGCGGCAACCGCTACGACATCATCCTGACCGACCCGCCGAAATTCGGCCGCGGGCCGAACGGCGAGATCTGGCAGTTGTTCGACCATCTCGCTCTAATGCTCGATATCTGCCGGGAACTCTTGAGCGAGCGCCCGGAGGGCCTCGTGCTTACGGCTTATTCCATCCGGGCGTCCTTCTATTCGATCCATGAGCTGATGCGCGAAACGATGCGCGGCGCCGGCGGCACGGTGGAATCGGGCGAGCTCATCCTGCGCGAAAGCGAGGCGGGCCGCGCACTTTCGACCTCCCTCTTTTCACGGTGGCTGCCCAAATGA
- a CDS encoding TrmH family RNA methyltransferase codes for MTERRRIGQVKEVTSLTNPLIKDIRGLTQKKNREESGQFLAEGLKLVIDALDLGWTISTLIYAKNAKGRPHVEPTALKALNAGALVLEVSEKVLSTITRRDNPQMVVGVFEQRYGKLDRQTPGKGETWLALDRVRDPGNLGTIIRTADAAGASGIVLVGETTDPFALETVRATMGSIFAVPLYRASVPEFLAWCAKHKAPLVGTHLEGAVDYRTIDFKKAPTVLLMGNEQQGLPQELSSACSSLARIPQQGRADSLNLAVATGLMLFEARRHLLSLET; via the coding sequence ATGACCGAACGCCGCCGCATCGGCCAGGTGAAGGAAGTCACGAGCCTCACCAATCCGCTGATCAAGGACATTCGTGGCCTCACCCAGAAGAAGAACCGCGAGGAGAGCGGGCAGTTTCTGGCCGAGGGCCTGAAGCTCGTCATCGATGCGCTTGATCTCGGCTGGACGATCTCGACGCTGATCTATGCCAAGAACGCCAAGGGGCGCCCGCATGTGGAGCCGACGGCGCTAAAGGCACTGAACGCCGGTGCGCTGGTGCTCGAAGTCAGCGAAAAAGTGCTGTCGACGATCACGCGGCGGGACAATCCGCAGATGGTCGTCGGCGTCTTCGAGCAGCGCTATGGCAAGCTCGACCGGCAAACGCCGGGCAAGGGCGAGACGTGGCTTGCGCTCGACCGTGTGCGCGATCCCGGCAATCTCGGCACGATCATCCGCACTGCCGATGCGGCCGGCGCGTCTGGCATCGTGCTCGTCGGCGAAACGACGGATCCCTTCGCGCTGGAGACGGTGCGGGCAACCATGGGCTCCATCTTCGCCGTGCCGCTCTACCGAGCTTCGGTTCCTGAATTCCTCGCCTGGTGCGCAAAGCACAAGGCGCCGCTCGTCGGCACACACCTCGAAGGCGCGGTGGACTACCGTACCATCGACTTCAAGAAGGCACCGACCGTCCTCTTGATGGGCAACGAGCAGCAGGGCCTGCCGCAGGAATTGTCGTCGGCCTGCTCGTCGCTCGCGCGGATACCGCAGCAGGGCCGTGCCGATTCTCTCAATCTTGCCGTTGCGACCGGGCTCATGCTCTTCGAGGCGCGCCGGCATCTTCTTTCCCTGGAGACATGA
- the lspA gene encoding signal peptidase II: MAKPTPLSRPLPALGLLALLIAADQAIKLWVEAALPLQQPIELLPMLALFRTYNEGIAFSFLAGQSEWTLVAVTTLIVCFVVYLWRSTAPDRFFAHLGYALIVGGAIGNLIDRAAYGHVVDYILVYTETWSFAVFNLADSFITVGAVSIVLDEILAWRQGRTTPKDQAE; this comes from the coding sequence ATGGCCAAGCCCACCCCCCTTTCCCGGCCCCTGCCGGCGCTTGGCCTGCTCGCACTGCTGATTGCCGCCGATCAGGCGATCAAGCTCTGGGTCGAGGCGGCGCTGCCGCTGCAGCAGCCGATCGAACTCCTGCCGATGCTGGCACTCTTCCGCACTTATAACGAAGGCATCGCATTCTCCTTCCTTGCCGGCCAGTCGGAATGGACGCTGGTTGCCGTGACGACGCTCATCGTCTGCTTCGTCGTCTATCTCTGGCGGTCGACCGCGCCGGACCGCTTCTTCGCCCATCTCGGCTATGCACTGATCGTCGGCGGCGCGATCGGCAATCTGATCGACCGTGCGGCCTACGGTCACGTCGTCGATTACATCCTCGTCTATACCGAAACCTGGTCCTTTGCCGTCTTCAACTTGGCCGACAGCTTCATCACCGTAGGCGCGGTTTCGATCGTGCTCGATGAAATTCTTGCTTGGCGGCAGGGCCGGACCACACCGAAAGACCAAGCCGAATAA
- a CDS encoding MDR family oxidoreductase: MQEPFRAIVVSRDENKKQSVAITELTHADLMEGDVVVEVEATTVNYKDGLAITGRGPVVRRWPMVPGIDAAGTVISSTGTEFKAGDKVLLNGFGVGETHLGAYARYMQLKSDWLIPLPEGLSAHDTMAVGTAGYTAMLSVMALERHGITPSSGPIAVTGANGGVGTVAIALLSKLGFEVVASTGRMGEADFLKSLGATEVIDRAELSEPGKPLGKERFAGGIDAVGSHTLANLLAQTRYGGVVAACGLAQGMDLPTTVAPFILRGVTLCGIDSVMAPKPARIEAWQRIAKDLDMEKLKAISKTIGFEDIIGAATDILDGKIRGRVVVDMITSA; the protein is encoded by the coding sequence ATGCAGGAGCCGTTCAGGGCCATCGTCGTCTCGCGCGATGAGAACAAGAAGCAGTCGGTGGCGATCACCGAACTCACCCATGCCGATCTGATGGAAGGCGACGTCGTCGTCGAGGTCGAGGCGACCACCGTCAACTACAAGGACGGCCTTGCCATCACCGGACGCGGACCAGTGGTGCGTCGCTGGCCGATGGTTCCGGGCATCGATGCCGCCGGCACGGTCATTTCCTCCACCGGCACGGAATTCAAGGCAGGCGACAAGGTGCTGCTCAATGGGTTCGGCGTCGGCGAAACCCATCTCGGCGCCTATGCCCGCTACATGCAGCTCAAGAGCGACTGGTTGATCCCGCTGCCTGAAGGCTTGAGTGCCCATGACACGATGGCCGTCGGCACGGCAGGCTACACCGCCATGCTGTCCGTCATGGCGCTCGAGCGCCACGGCATCACGCCGTCGTCTGGACCGATCGCCGTCACGGGCGCCAATGGCGGCGTCGGCACGGTCGCGATCGCGCTTCTCTCGAAGCTCGGCTTTGAGGTGGTCGCCTCGACCGGTCGCATGGGCGAAGCCGACTTTCTGAAATCGCTCGGCGCGACCGAAGTGATCGACCGGGCGGAGCTCTCCGAACCCGGCAAGCCGCTCGGCAAGGAACGTTTTGCCGGCGGTATCGACGCGGTCGGCAGCCATACGCTGGCCAATCTTCTTGCCCAAACCCGCTATGGCGGCGTGGTCGCGGCCTGCGGTCTTGCCCAGGGCATGGATTTGCCGACGACGGTCGCCCCGTTCATCCTGCGCGGCGTCACGCTTTGCGGAATCGATTCGGTGATGGCGCCGAAGCCGGCGCGTATCGAGGCGTGGCAGCGCATTGCCAAGGACCTCGACATGGAGAAACTCAAGGCGATTTCGAAGACGATCGGCTTTGAGGATATCATCGGCGCGGCAACCGACATTCTCGACGGCAAGATCCGCGGCCGGGTCGTCGTCGACATGATAACCTCCGCCTAA
- the tsaB gene encoding tRNA (adenosine(37)-N6)-threonylcarbamoyltransferase complex dimerization subunit type 1 TsaB, whose protein sequence is MIILALDSSASLCAAAFYDATNGTALGRVVEDIGRGHAERMMAVIEAARLEAGMALKEIDRIAVTIGPGSFTGIRVGVATARGLALALGRPSVGVTTLEALAASAETANTAIMAVLDARRDEVFAQVFATDGTPLTDPAALSVAGAADLAARHDACLIGSGSPLVASLMGQPERVISEAGTVEIVDVARIGAEKTASAPPAPLYLRSPDAKPQEAYLLARQERLAQ, encoded by the coding sequence ATGATCATTCTCGCCCTCGATTCTTCCGCCAGCCTATGCGCTGCGGCCTTCTACGACGCGACCAACGGCACCGCGCTCGGCCGTGTCGTGGAAGATATCGGCCGGGGCCATGCGGAGCGCATGATGGCGGTGATCGAGGCGGCACGGCTTGAGGCTGGCATGGCGCTCAAGGAAATCGACCGGATCGCCGTGACTATCGGTCCGGGCTCTTTCACGGGCATCCGGGTGGGTGTCGCCACCGCGCGCGGGCTGGCGCTGGCGCTCGGGCGCCCTTCCGTTGGCGTGACCACACTCGAGGCGTTGGCAGCTTCAGCCGAGACTGCGAACACAGCCATCATGGCCGTTCTCGATGCACGGCGTGACGAGGTCTTCGCTCAGGTCTTCGCAACCGATGGCACGCCGTTGACCGACCCGGCCGCACTGTCCGTGGCGGGAGCAGCGGATCTGGCGGCTCGCCATGACGCTTGCCTCATTGGCTCCGGTTCGCCTCTCGTCGCATCCCTGATGGGCCAGCCGGAGCGCGTGATTTCCGAAGCGGGCACGGTCGAGATCGTGGATGTTGCCCGAATCGGGGCAGAAAAAACCGCGAGCGCACCGCCGGCCCCGCTTTATCTGCGGTCTCCCGATGCCAAGCCGCAGGAGGCCTATCTCCTGGCGCGGCAGGAGCGGCTGGCGCAATGA
- the rimI gene encoding ribosomal protein S18-alanine N-acetyltransferase: MIGGFFTRTADVEVVPMEQADCDRAAELHGASFSRPWSAEEIDVLLTQTNVYGFVARQSPTGRGSFAGFILLRTAADEAEVLTIAVREKFRSQGIGWRLMLAGIRQMRQEGVASIFLEVDAANLPALALYRRLGFVQVGEREAYYKAADGQRTTALVMRLDLI, from the coding sequence ATGATCGGCGGCTTCTTCACCCGCACCGCCGATGTCGAGGTCGTGCCTATGGAACAGGCCGATTGCGATCGCGCGGCCGAGCTGCATGGCGCCAGCTTCTCGCGGCCCTGGAGCGCGGAGGAAATCGACGTGCTTCTGACGCAGACCAACGTGTACGGCTTCGTTGCACGTCAGTCTCCGACGGGACGCGGATCCTTTGCCGGCTTCATATTGCTGCGCACTGCAGCAGACGAGGCCGAAGTGCTGACGATCGCGGTGCGCGAAAAGTTCCGCAGCCAGGGCATTGGCTGGCGGCTGATGCTCGCCGGTATCCGGCAGATGCGCCAGGAAGGCGTCGCCTCGATCTTTCTGGAGGTCGATGCCGCAAATCTGCCAGCGCTGGCACTTTATCGCCGGCTCGGCTTCGTCCAGGTCGGCGAACGCGAGGCCTATTACAAAGCCGCCGATGGGCAACGGACGACGGCGCTTGTCATGCGGCTTGATCTGATTTAG
- a CDS encoding Fur family transcriptional regulator, whose amino-acid sequence MRMTEQRRVIARVLDGADDHPDVEELYRRSVEVDPKISISTVYRTVRLFEDIGIIERHDFRDGRSRYETVPEEHHDHLIDLKTGQVIEFHSAEIEALQERIAREHGFRLVDHRLELYGIPLKKGDA is encoded by the coding sequence ATGCGCATGACCGAGCAGCGCCGCGTCATCGCGCGCGTGCTCGATGGCGCGGACGACCACCCGGACGTGGAAGAGCTCTACCGCCGCTCCGTCGAGGTGGATCCGAAAATTTCCATCTCGACCGTCTACCGCACCGTGCGTCTGTTCGAGGATATCGGCATCATCGAGCGGCACGATTTCCGAGATGGGCGTTCGCGCTACGAAACGGTGCCGGAAGAACACCACGACCACCTCATCGACCTCAAGACCGGGCAGGTCATCGAGTTTCATTCGGCCGAAATCGAAGCGCTGCAGGAGCGGATCGCTCGCGAGCACGGCTTTCGTCTTGTTGACCACCGGCTGGAGCTCTACGGCATCCCGCTCAAGAAGGGCGATGCCTGA
- a CDS encoding lysophospholipid acyltransferase family protein → MIGWLRLVYVALAFLAITAVLLPPHLFALWRDQPLARRIPRLWHQLMCPVLGLKVTTRGTQHSNGPLMLISNHVSWLDIIALGSVADVAFIAKSEVKDWPVFGRLARWQRSIFVERNQRRSTGEQVSAITERLERGEIVVLFAEGTTSDGNRVLEFKSSLLGVARQAGEDAHAGVVLQPVSIAYNRIQGLPMGRRHRFLAAWPGDVELLPHLLAVLREGAIDVEICFGRPSEVFDARDRKVVSRALREEVETMLAEALRR, encoded by the coding sequence ATGATCGGCTGGCTGCGCCTCGTCTATGTCGCCCTGGCCTTTCTGGCCATCACCGCGGTTCTTTTGCCGCCTCACCTTTTTGCATTGTGGCGTGATCAGCCGCTCGCGCGCCGCATTCCGCGGCTGTGGCACCAGCTGATGTGCCCTGTTCTCGGTCTGAAGGTCACCACGCGCGGTACCCAACATTCGAACGGCCCGCTGATGCTGATTTCGAACCATGTTTCGTGGCTCGACATCATCGCGCTCGGTTCGGTTGCAGACGTGGCCTTCATCGCCAAATCCGAAGTGAAAGACTGGCCGGTCTTCGGGCGGCTGGCGCGTTGGCAGCGCTCGATCTTCGTCGAGCGCAACCAGCGGCGCTCCACCGGCGAGCAGGTCAGTGCCATCACTGAGAGGCTCGAGCGCGGCGAGATTGTCGTTCTCTTTGCCGAAGGGACGACGTCGGACGGCAACCGCGTTCTGGAGTTCAAGTCATCGCTGCTCGGCGTTGCCCGCCAGGCCGGCGAAGATGCCCATGCCGGCGTGGTGCTGCAGCCCGTATCGATTGCCTACAACCGCATCCAGGGCCTGCCGATGGGCCGACGCCACCGCTTCCTCGCCGCTTGGCCGGGCGATGTGGAACTCCTGCCGCACCTTTTGGCGGTGCTGCGCGAGGGGGCGATCGACGTGGAAATCTGCTTCGGCAGGCCGAGCGAGGTTTTCGACGCGCGTGACCGCAAGGTTGTCAGCCGGGCACTGCGCGAGGAAGTCGAGACGATGCTCGCGGAAGCGCTTCGGCGCTAG